The Pochonia chlamydosporia 170 chromosome Unknown PCv3seq00036, whole genome shotgun sequence genome has a segment encoding these proteins:
- a CDS encoding udp-glucuronosyl udp-glucosyltransferase (similar to Colletotrichum gloeosporioides Nara gc5 XP_007278826.1) — protein sequence MRNKIERIGAEWLEITTTFGVETDIALQKIISMPLGMARLSLELTWVFFNDLPRRIEQVGEALGLLQGRNPSRQIILIEDVFNLSAMVYKYGRPLPGGLLKMPHSIGVGASLMLVESEDTAPIFLGLPPDSTTSGKLRNKALNALYKEGPMKPVTTALNQALSQAGCTHFPEEDFFTATYTAHDITIQLCSESMEYLRSDLPSSIHFIGVLPRIDTGLFEQPGWWSEIERARATRNSRVIVVSQANVNHSDLITPTVLAFSDQDDVNVIVILGENNKMMTHNVQLPPHVRIANSPVEDQILKFADVFVSNSGYGAFTCAVRNGV from the coding sequence ATGCGTAACAAAATTGAGCGGATCGGGGCAGAATGGCTAGAAATCACCACCACTTTCGGTGTCGAGACAGACATTGCATTGCAGAAAATAATCTCTATGCCATTGGGGATGGCTCGGCTCTCTCTGGAGCTTACCTGggtcttcttcaatgacCTTCCCCGCCGCATTGAGCAGGTTGGTGAGGCACTTGGCCTTCTGCAAGGCCGTAATCCTAGCCGGCAGATCATATTGATTGAGGACGTCTTCAACTTGTCTGCCATGGTATACAAATACGGCCGCCCTTTGCCGGGGGGATTGCTCAAAATGCCTCACAGCATCGGCGTTGGGGCTTCGctgatgcttgttgagagCGAAGACACTGCACCGATCTTTCTCGGCCTTCCTCCAGATTCCACTACGTCCGGGAAATTGCGAAACAAAGCACTGAATGCGTTATACAAGGAGGGGCCGATGAAGCCAGTTACGACTGCGTTGAACCAGGCTCTGAGTCAAGCCGGCTGCACTCATTTCCCTGAGGAAGACTTTTTCACTGCGACCTACACAGCCCACGATATAACTATTCAACTCTGCTCAGAGAGCATGGAATATTTGAGATCGGACTTACCGTCTTCAATTCACTTCATAGGTGTTCTACCACGAATTGATACCGGTCTTTTCGAGCAGCCTGGTTGGTGGTCCGAGATTGAGAGGGCAAGGGCCACTAGAAATAGCAGGGTCATCGTCGTCTCGCAAGCGAACGTAAACCACTCTGATCTTATTACACCAACTGTATTGGCGTTCAGCGATCAAGATGACGTCAATGTAATCGTGATACTGGGAGAGAACAACAAAATGATGACTCACAATGTTCAGCTGCCGCCGCACGTGCGAATAGCCAATTCGCCTGTCGAGGATCAGATATTGAAGTTCGCCGATGTATTTGTCTCTAATTCAGGTTACGGCGCGTTCACCTGCGCCGTTCGTAACGGTGTTTAG
- a CDS encoding fungal specific transcription factor (similar to Metarhizium robertsii ARSEF 23 XP_007820890.2): MQLSDRFGLPRNVTTPEDIQVYQSTFELWMGNLPPIYDFTNPNKRDDDSQPWIILHHHYLQTVSYSMVLGPFKGYLSRPMSRRSPSADLKIRCNGINYSLKLMEALRELFGYIYPNDANFYLLLFNIFDTAVVLCSSISNDQDGSIPRRPEILHAIDEALAMLKRLRRVHSKARAAYELLAKIIQRTCQPMNLPGETWACPLETALPIERGGPMSAQHPIDPSQHVDDATFANHFDCCRRDRKPTPSFLTTVG, encoded by the coding sequence ATGCAGCTGTCGGACCGTTTTGGTCTACCGAGGAATGTAACTACACCAGAGGATATCCAGGTGTACCAGTCCACCTTTGAGCTTTGGATGGGTAATCTTCCTCCAATCTACGATTTCACCAATCCCAACAAAAGAGATGACGACTCCCAACCTTGGATTATCTTGCATCACCACTATCTGCAGACGGTATCTTACTCCATGGTACTTGGGCCCTTTAAAGGATACTTATCGAGGCCGATGTCGAGAAGATCGCCTTCCGCCGATTTGAAAATTCGATGCAATGGTATCAACTATTCACTCAAGTTGATGGAGGCCCTTCGTGAATTGTTTGGCTACATTTACCCAAACGATGCCAATTTCTATTTACTTTTGTTCAATATATTCGACACCGCCGTTGTTCTTTGCTCGTCTATTTCCAACGACCAAGATGGCAGTATTCCCAGACGCCCCGAGATTCTACACGCGATCGACGAAGCGCTGGCAATGCTCAAACGCCTCcgccgggtccacagcaaAGCGAGGGCGGCATATGAACTTTTGGCTAAAATTATACAGAGGACTTGCCAGCCTATGAATTTGCCGGGAGAAACTTGGGCCTGTCCGCTAGAGACTGCGTTGCCAATTGAGAGAGGTGGGCCGATGTCAGCGCAGCACCCTATCGACCCATCGCAGCATGTGGACGATGCAACGTTTGCTAATCACTTTGACTGCTGCCGCCGGGATCGAAAGCCGACGCCCTCGTTCTTGACGACGGTAGGATAA